From Laspinema palackyanum D2c, the proteins below share one genomic window:
- a CDS encoding class I SAM-dependent methyltransferase — translation MQVQPMVTEYLAKQDYEGAVALSRQNIQAQPQVIVNYWYLGVALLLQGKQTEAQQCWNAVLSQGTPPQVQQWGQQLYELLGAIATQRESARDWQSALVLRDRISAIAPNDINNHLARLQLYLHLGILDSTLTERLITTAELLASSNSSNLNQPLLIEVLRQLAESQIFHVKSLDLLEAALTQNLLNHPHWNQNISLKQTYGNYYRNKAIKHCDYGEFQEAVLCFWKAQDLVPEISITYPLGMAFLAQGKLSEAAELLSQIPPNNPEYGSARYILSAIYTPQSQEVLRTIYQRVIEKSWANCKYPQAANAAQKMVELDPGSSQAHYNLGMSLYYQGLFTSNVEKVYQAEIALKKALEFKPNNEILHKKLSTIPYTLQFAKKGYNVSADCFTGVMPIWQQNFRNYANMPNLRVLEVGCFEGMASCWLLDNILTHETARITCIDNFEGVVESKKNDPTVQKSVEERFDGNIEKSGSKHKVDKRVGLSQEVLRSLPLNSYHIVYIDGSHFAIDVLQDAVLSWGLIKEGGMIIFDDYHFEFPDRPHCNTGRGIDAFMSVFQEKLKVIYRDDRQIFLEKLSH, via the coding sequence ATGCAAGTCCAACCGATGGTTACGGAATATTTAGCAAAGCAGGACTATGAGGGTGCAGTTGCCCTATCCCGACAAAACATTCAAGCGCAGCCCCAGGTAATTGTCAATTACTGGTATTTAGGAGTCGCCTTGTTGCTGCAAGGAAAGCAAACCGAAGCGCAACAGTGTTGGAATGCAGTTTTGTCCCAGGGAACACCGCCTCAAGTTCAACAGTGGGGACAGCAGCTTTATGAGCTTTTAGGGGCGATCGCCACCCAGAGGGAATCCGCGAGGGACTGGCAAAGCGCCTTAGTCTTGCGCGATCGCATCAGTGCGATCGCCCCCAATGATATCAATAACCATCTCGCCCGTCTGCAACTTTACCTGCACCTCGGCATCCTGGACTCAACCCTCACCGAACGGTTAATCACCACTGCCGAATTACTCGCCTCCTCTAACTCTTCTAACCTCAACCAACCCCTGCTGATTGAAGTCTTACGCCAACTCGCCGAAAGCCAAATATTTCATGTTAAATCTCTCGACCTATTAGAGGCCGCTTTAACCCAAAACTTGTTAAACCATCCCCACTGGAACCAGAACATCAGCCTCAAACAAACTTATGGTAATTATTATCGCAATAAAGCCATAAAACATTGCGATTATGGAGAATTCCAAGAAGCAGTTCTCTGCTTCTGGAAAGCCCAAGACCTCGTTCCTGAAATTTCCATCACCTACCCCCTAGGAATGGCATTTTTGGCCCAAGGTAAATTGAGTGAAGCCGCCGAACTCTTAAGCCAAATTCCCCCCAACAATCCAGAATATGGTTCTGCTCGTTATATTTTATCAGCCATTTATACCCCCCAATCTCAAGAAGTATTGCGAACCATTTACCAGCGCGTCATTGAAAAAAGTTGGGCGAATTGCAAATACCCTCAAGCCGCCAATGCCGCCCAGAAAATGGTAGAACTTGATCCCGGGTCTAGTCAGGCTCATTATAACCTCGGGATGTCCCTGTACTATCAAGGCTTATTTACCAGTAACGTAGAAAAAGTTTATCAAGCCGAAATTGCCTTAAAGAAAGCCCTAGAATTTAAGCCCAATAACGAAATTCTCCATAAAAAACTCTCCACAATTCCCTATACCCTCCAATTTGCTAAAAAAGGCTATAACGTCAGCGCAGACTGTTTTACTGGAGTCATGCCAATCTGGCAACAGAATTTCCGCAACTATGCGAATATGCCGAATTTGAGAGTGCTCGAAGTGGGCTGTTTTGAAGGCATGGCGAGTTGTTGGTTGCTGGATAATATTCTGACCCATGAAACCGCCCGGATTACCTGTATTGATAATTTTGAAGGGGTGGTGGAGAGTAAAAAGAATGACCCGACTGTGCAGAAATCCGTAGAAGAGAGATTTGACGGAAACATCGAAAAAAGTGGATCCAAACATAAAGTTGATAAACGGGTGGGATTGTCGCAAGAAGTGTTGCGATCGCTCCCCTTAAATTCTTATCATATCGTCTATATTGATGGCTCTCATTTTGCCATTGATGTCCTCCAAGATGCGGTATTAAGTTGGGGACTCATCAAAGAAGGTGGCATGATTATTTTTGATGACTACCACTTTGAATTTCCCGATCGCCCCCATTGTAATACCGGGCGAGGGATTGATGCCTTCATGAGTGTTTTCCAGGAAAAACTCAAAGTTATTTACCGCGACGATCGCCAGATTTTCCTAGAGAAACTCTCTCATTAG
- a CDS encoding HPF/RaiA family ribosome-associated protein: MQVPVEITYRNLEKTEAIDNLVREKVAKLEQFCDHITSCRVAVEKNNDRPSSGSPYRVRFDITIPPSHEIAAVCNPGEGDQYNELPTVIRNAYEAARRQVVELTERQNNKVKDHPAQAMGAVVSKLFPEDGYGFIKTLDSGREIYFHRNRVLGDRFDELKEGAGVHFSETQGELGPQATTVHGINKLGPNEATEQQSNIEPPLGWK, translated from the coding sequence ATGCAAGTACCTGTAGAAATCACTTATCGAAATCTTGAAAAAACTGAGGCTATAGATAATTTAGTTCGGGAAAAAGTGGCTAAACTTGAACAATTTTGTGACCATATCACAAGCTGCCGAGTAGCGGTCGAAAAAAACAACGATCGCCCCAGTAGTGGCTCTCCCTATCGGGTTCGCTTTGATATTACCATTCCCCCATCCCATGAAATCGCCGCCGTTTGTAATCCCGGTGAGGGGGATCAGTATAACGAACTCCCCACGGTGATTCGCAATGCGTATGAGGCGGCCCGTCGTCAAGTGGTGGAACTGACCGAACGACAAAATAATAAGGTTAAAGATCATCCGGCTCAAGCAATGGGAGCAGTCGTCTCTAAGCTATTCCCAGAAGATGGTTATGGCTTTATCAAAACCTTGGACAGTGGACGGGAAATCTATTTTCACCGTAACCGTGTTTTAGGCGATCGCTTTGATGAATTGAAAGAAGGGGCGGGGGTACATTTTTCCGAAACCCAAGGAGAACTGGGACCCCAAGCAACCACCGTTCATGGGATTAATAAATTGGGTCCAAATGAGGCGACGGAGCAACAGTCTAACATCGAACCACCCCTGGGTTGGAAATAA
- a CDS encoding class I fructose-bisphosphate aldolase, translated as MTTTRSTPSSIASILGNEAEDLLTYQAKLPKEMFQLPGPDWIDRVAANSDRSVPVLRSLQQLYSHGNLANTGYLSILPVDQGIEHSAAASFAPNPIYFDPENIIKLAIAGGCNAVATTLGVLGSVSRKYAHKIPFILKLNHNELLTVPNQYDQIMFASVEQAWNLGAVAVGATIYFGSPESTRQIQEVSAAFAQAHEYGMATILWCYLRNSAFKQDQDYHLAADLTGQANHLGVTIQADIIKQKQPECNGGYGAVSQALGEKYGRTDKRVETELSSNHPIDMTRYQLLNCYAGRAGLINSGGSSAGDNDFAQAVRTAVINKRAGGCGLISGRKAFQRPFEEGVKLFHAIQEVYRSSDVTIA; from the coding sequence ATGACAACAACCCGATCAACCCCTTCATCGATCGCCTCGATCCTGGGAAATGAAGCCGAAGATTTGCTCACATATCAGGCCAAACTTCCCAAAGAAATGTTTCAGTTGCCGGGACCGGATTGGATTGACCGAGTGGCAGCCAATAGCGATCGCTCAGTGCCCGTATTGCGATCGCTCCAGCAACTCTATTCCCACGGAAATCTCGCCAACACCGGCTATTTATCCATTCTGCCGGTCGATCAGGGCATCGAACATTCGGCCGCCGCCTCCTTTGCCCCCAACCCGATCTACTTTGATCCCGAAAACATTATTAAACTCGCGATCGCCGGAGGTTGTAACGCCGTAGCCACCACCCTAGGCGTCCTCGGCAGCGTCTCCCGCAAATACGCCCACAAAATCCCCTTTATCCTCAAACTCAACCACAACGAACTGCTCACCGTTCCCAACCAATATGACCAAATCATGTTTGCCAGCGTCGAACAAGCGTGGAACTTAGGGGCCGTTGCCGTCGGCGCAACCATTTACTTTGGGTCCCCAGAATCCACCCGGCAGATCCAGGAAGTCAGCGCCGCCTTTGCTCAAGCGCATGAATATGGCATGGCAACCATCCTCTGGTGTTACCTGCGAAATAGCGCCTTTAAACAAGACCAAGACTATCATCTCGCCGCTGACCTTACCGGGCAAGCCAATCACCTCGGCGTCACCATCCAAGCGGATATCATCAAACAGAAACAACCGGAATGCAATGGGGGATATGGGGCAGTTTCCCAAGCCTTGGGCGAAAAATACGGACGCACCGATAAACGAGTTGAGACTGAGTTAAGCTCAAACCATCCCATTGACATGACCCGGTACCAACTGCTGAACTGCTATGCTGGACGGGCCGGATTGATTAATTCCGGAGGCAGTTCTGCTGGGGATAACGACTTCGCCCAAGCGGTGCGAACCGCAGTGATTAACAAGCGGGCTGGGGGCTGTGGGTTAATTTCCGGACGCAAAGCCTTCCAACGACCCTTCGAGGAAGGAGTCAAATTGTTTCATGCCATCCAAGAGGTTTATCGGTCCTCCGATGTCACGATCGCCTGA
- a CDS encoding general stress protein, whose translation MALVVQKRAIGVFEDSQTTENALNALREAGFSMDNILVATQDNIPDEMESPDSEFLENRTVEGLSKGVLNGTVFGAIAGLFSGLTTLFLPGLGPIAVVGPVATIAGLTAAGSFYGALGGAIIGTVAGDKFTEGQANIYHQHLTQGHYLVRLEGTEEQIAQAESILSSHGIQEWQLYQNTENY comes from the coding sequence ATGGCTTTAGTAGTACAAAAACGGGCGATTGGTGTATTTGAAGATAGCCAAACCACAGAAAATGCTTTGAATGCCCTCCGAGAGGCAGGATTCTCAATGGACAACATTTTAGTTGCTACCCAAGATAATATCCCCGATGAAATGGAGAGTCCCGATAGTGAATTTTTGGAGAATCGCACCGTTGAAGGCTTGTCCAAGGGGGTCCTGAATGGAACGGTTTTCGGGGCGATCGCCGGTTTATTTAGTGGCCTGACTACCTTATTTCTCCCGGGACTCGGCCCGATCGCTGTCGTCGGTCCCGTCGCCACTATCGCCGGTTTGACCGCCGCAGGCAGCTTTTATGGGGCCCTAGGGGGTGCGATCATCGGGACAGTTGCTGGAGACAAATTTACTGAAGGTCAGGCCAATATTTATCATCAACATTTGACCCAAGGACATTATTTAGTTCGCCTAGAAGGGACCGAAGAACAAATCGCCCAAGCCGAATCTATTTTAAGCTCTCACGGCATTCAAGAATGGCAACTGTATCAAAATACAGAGAATTACTAA
- a CDS encoding pyridoxal phosphate-dependent aminotransferase: protein MKLAARVGQVTPSLTLAIAAKAKAMKADGIDVCSFSAGEPDFDTPNHIKIAAENALKAGKTKYGPAAGEPQLREAIAQKLKTDNHLDYSAKNVIVTNGGKHSLFNLMLALLDPGDEVIIPAPFWLSYPEMVTLAGGIPVIISTTAESGYKITPDQLRSACTPKTKLFILNSPSNPTGMVYSPDEIRALAAVVVEQDILVVSDEIYEKILYNNAQHLSIGAVSEEVFKRTIISNGFAKAYSMTGWRIGYLAGNEELIQAASTIQSHSTSNVCTFAQYGAIAALESDQDCVQEMLAAFALRRVAVLERIRGMSCISCPEPEGAFYVFLNITKTGMKSLKFCNALLESHQVAAIPGIAFGDDDCIRLSYATDLPTIEKGLDRLEKFLQQYL from the coding sequence ATGAAGCTGGCAGCAAGAGTTGGACAGGTAACACCATCCCTGACCTTGGCCATCGCCGCCAAAGCTAAGGCGATGAAAGCCGATGGGATAGATGTTTGTAGTTTTAGTGCAGGGGAACCGGATTTTGATACGCCCAACCATATCAAAATAGCGGCAGAAAACGCCTTAAAGGCGGGGAAAACCAAATATGGACCCGCCGCCGGTGAACCCCAGTTACGAGAAGCGATCGCCCAGAAGCTCAAAACCGATAATCATCTCGACTATTCCGCGAAAAATGTCATCGTCACCAATGGCGGTAAGCATTCTCTTTTTAACCTCATGCTGGCCCTCCTCGACCCCGGTGACGAGGTAATTATCCCAGCCCCCTTCTGGTTGAGTTATCCAGAAATGGTCACCTTAGCCGGGGGGATCCCGGTGATTATCTCCACCACTGCCGAAAGTGGGTATAAAATTACCCCCGACCAACTGCGAAGCGCTTGTACGCCGAAAACCAAGCTGTTTATTCTTAATTCCCCTTCTAATCCCACGGGAATGGTGTATTCCCCCGACGAGATTCGCGCCTTAGCTGCTGTGGTGGTTGAGCAGGATATTTTAGTGGTTTCCGATGAAATTTATGAGAAAATCCTCTACAACAACGCTCAACATTTGAGTATCGGCGCGGTTTCCGAAGAAGTCTTCAAACGCACGATTATCAGTAATGGGTTTGCCAAGGCATACTCAATGACCGGGTGGCGGATTGGATATCTGGCGGGGAATGAGGAACTGATCCAGGCCGCGAGTACCATTCAAAGTCACAGTACCTCCAATGTCTGTACCTTTGCCCAATATGGGGCGATCGCCGCCTTGGAATCCGACCAAGATTGTGTCCAAGAAATGCTCGCAGCCTTTGCCCTACGCCGGGTAGCGGTTTTGGAACGAATTCGGGGGATGTCCTGCATCAGTTGCCCCGAACCCGAAGGTGCTTTTTATGTGTTTCTGAATATCACTAAAACCGGGATGAAATCTCTGAAATTCTGTAATGCCTTACTGGAATCTCACCAGGTTGCTGCCATTCCAGGAATTGCCTTTGGGGATGATGACTGCATCCGCTTATCTTATGCCACCGATTTACCCACCATTGAGAAGGGGTTGGATAGATTGGAAAAATTTTTGCAGCAATATTTGTAA